In a single window of the Sander lucioperca isolate FBNREF2018 chromosome 19, SLUC_FBN_1.2, whole genome shotgun sequence genome:
- the tdh gene encoding L-threonine dehydrogenase produces the protein MPVFRTLSKVAKQALLSTPGCSCQPLTVAVRNISFSPRQVTSDASFHSVSFSETDHPKVLITGGLGQLGVGLAKLLRKRFGKNNVILSDIRKPPSNVFHSGPFIYSDILDYKNLREIVVNNRITWLVHYSALLSAVGEANVALARSVNINGLHNILDIAAEHGLRLFVPSTIGAFGPTSPRNPTPDLCVQRPRTIYGVSKVHAELMGEYYHHRYGLDFRCLRYPGIISADSMPGGGTTDYAVQIFHDAIKSGKFECNLRPDTRLPMMYIDDCLRATLEVMEAPVDTLSMRTYNINAMSFTPEELAQELQKQMPELDVTYDVDHVRQAIADSWPMNFDDSNARKDWGWKHDYDLPELVQTMLNFFGAETLMARAN, from the exons ATGCCTGTCTTCAGAACCCTCAGTAAGGTGGCCAAGCAAGCCCTGCTCAGCACCCCGGGGTGCAGCTGCCAGCCCCTAACTGTGGCTGTACGCAACATCAGCTTCTCCCCTCGGCAGGTGACTTCTGATGCCAGCTTCCACTCTGTGTCCTTCTCAGAAACAGACCACCCCAAGGTGCTTATCACAG GTGGCCTTGGGCAGCTCGGGGTAGGGCTCGCCAAATTGTTGAG AAAGAGGTTTGGAAAGAACAACGTCATTCTGTCTGACATCAGGAAACCTCCAAGCAACGTTTTCCACAGCG GCCCCTTCATCTACTCAGACATCCTGGACTACAAGAACCTGCGGGAGATTGTGGTGAACAACCGCATCACTTGGCTGGTTCACTACAGCGCCCTCCTCAGTGCTGTTGGAGAGGCTAACGTGGCCCTGGCGCGCTCTGTAAACATCAACG GGCTTCACAACATCTTAGACATTGCAGCAGAGCACGGATTGCGTCTGTTTGTCCCGAGCACCATCGGTGCCTTTGGTCCCACTTCACCCCGCAACCCTACGCCAGATCTCTGTGTGCAGAGACCTCGCACCATCTATGGTGTTTCAAAAGTCCATGCTGAGCTGATGGGAGAG TACTACCACCATCGTTATGGCCTGGACTTCCGCTGTCTCCGCTACCCTGGAATCATTTCTGCTGACTCCATGCCCGGGGGTGGCACAACAG ACTATGCCGTCCAGATTTTCCACGATGCAATCAAAAGTGGCAAGTTTGAGTGCAACTTGAGACCCGACACGCGGCTGCCCATGATGTACATTGACGACTGCCTGCGTGCCACGCTGGAGGTGATGGAGGCGCCAGTTGACACGCTGAGCATGAGGACCTACAACATCAACGCCATGAGCTTCACCCCCGAGGAACTTGCCCAGGAGCTCCAGAAGCAGATGCCCGAGCTGGATGTCACATATGACGTTGACCACGTACGGCAGGCCATTG CTGACAGTTGGCCAATGAACTTCGATGACTCCAATGCACGGAAGGACTGGGGCTGGAAGCACGATTATGATCTTCCAGAGCTCGTCCAGACGATGCTTAACTTCTTCGGTGCTGAGACGCTCATGGCTCGTGCTAACTGA
- the mtmr9 gene encoding myotubularin-related protein 9, producing MEFAELIKTPRVDGVALHRPFMPTVEGTLCLTGHHLILSSRQDNTEELWLLHSNIDSIEKRFVGSLGSIIVKCKDLRMIQLDIPGMEECLNIASSIEALSTLDLLSLMYPFFYRPMFEVIEDGWNSFLPEDAFKDLESMTDEWRLSEVNKDFSVCPSYPPLVAVPKYVDDDTLKKAATFRHGGRFPVLSYYHKKNGMVMMRAGQPLTGTNGRRCKEDEKLINATLRPGKRGYIIDTRTINVAQQAKARGGGFESEANYPQWRRIHKAIERSNILQESLIKLVEACNDQSHSMDRWLSKLEASNWQTHVKEILTTACLAAQCIDREGASVLVHGTEGTDSTLQVTSLAQIILDPACRTIRGFQGLVEREWLQAGHPFQQRCAQSAYSNSKPRQEAPSFLLFLDCVWQILRQFPCSFEFSEGFLVLVFEHAYASQFGTFLGNSTAERAKLSLPEKTVSLWSWVNRPQELERLTNPLYEANSLVIWPSVAPQSLLLWEGVFLRWNRSSKCLDEAYEEMGHIIAYNKELQNKVNSLRRQLAQLETEDPLLQSP from the exons ATGGAGTTTGCAGAGTTGATAAAGACACCCAGGGTGGACGGAGTTGCTCTACATCGGCCTTTCATGCCCACTGTGGAGGGGACCCTGTGTTTGACTGGTCATCACCTGATTCTCTCCTCCAGACAGGACAACACAGAGGAACTGTGGCTGCTTCACTCCAACATTGACTCTATAGAGAAAAG ATTTGTGGGGTCTCTGGGAAGCATCATAGTCAAATGCAAAGACCTGAGGATGATCCAGCTCGACATCCCTGGCATGGAGGAGTGTCTcaacattgccagctctattgag GCTCTGTCCACGCTTGATTTACTCTCCCTGATGTACCCTTTCTTTTACCGGCCCATGTTTGAAGTCATAGAAGATGGCTGGAATTCATTTCTTCCAGAGGATGCCTTTAAAGATTTGGAGTCCATG ACAGATGAGTGGAGACTGAGTGAAGTCAACAAGGACTTCAGTGTGTGTCCATCATACCCCCCTCTAGTGGCAGTGCCCAAATATGTTGATGATGACACGCTGAAGAAAGCAGCTACCTTCCGTCACGGTGGCCGTTTTCCAGTACTTAGCTACTACCACAAGAAGAATGGCATG GTGATGATGCGAGCAGGGCAGCCTCTGACAGGCACCAACGGGCGCCGGTGTAAGGAAGACGAGAAGCTGATCAATGCCACCCTGCGACCAGGCAAACGTGGCTACATCATTGACACACGCACCATCAATGTTGCCCAGCAGGCCAAAGCTCGAGGAGGAGGATTTGAGTCTGAAGCTAACTACCCCCAGTGGAGGAGGATCCACAAGGCAATCGAAAG GTCAAACATCCTCCAGGAGAGCCTGATAAAGCTGGTAGAGGCGTGTAATGACCAATCGCACAGCATGGACCGCTGGTTAAGCAAGCTAGAGGCTTCCAACTGGCAGACTCATGTCAAAGAGATCCTCACCACTGCCTGCCTGGCTGCCCAGTGTATCGACAG gGAGGGAGCGTCGGTGCTTGTTCACGGTACAGAAGGGACAGACTCCACCCTGCAGGTGACCTCGTTGGCTCAGATCATCCTTGATCCGGCCTGCAGGACCATCAGAGGCTTCCAGGGCCTGGTGGAGCGAGAGTGGCTCCAG GCGGGTCACCCGTTCCAGCAGCGCTGCGCCCAGTCAGCCTACTCCAACAGCAAGCCTCGTCAGGAGGCTCCTTCCTTCCTGCTCTTCTTGGACTGTGTGTGGCAGATCCTTCGCCAGTTTCCATGCTCCTTTGAATTCAGCGAGGGCTTCCTGGTGCTGGTCTTTGAACACGCCTATGCTTCTCAGTTTGGTACATTTTTGGGCAACAGCACAGCTGAGAG AGCCAAACTGTCTCTACCTGAGAAGACTGTGTCCCTTTGGTCATGGGTAAATCGGCCCCAAGAACTGGAACGTCTGACCAACCCGCTCTACGAGGCTAACAGTCTTGTGATCTGGCCCTCCGTTGCCCCTCAGAGTCTGCTGCTGTGGGAAG GAGTGTTCCTTCGTTGGAACCGCTCCTCCAAGTGTTTGGACGAGGCCTATGAGGAAATGGGACATATAATTGCTTACAACAAGGAGCTTCAGAACAAAGTAAACAGCCTGCGCAGGCAGCTGGCCCAGCTGGAAACTGAAGATCCTCTGCTGCAGAGtccatag